One part of the Pithys albifrons albifrons isolate INPA30051 chromosome 21, PitAlb_v1, whole genome shotgun sequence genome encodes these proteins:
- the RTN4RL1 gene encoding reticulon-4 receptor-like 1 translates to MLRQGGFAELLLVLLGLKVPSALGCPTDCVCYPSPMTVSCQAHNFVTIPEGIPEDSERIFLQNNQITLLLRGHFSPSMVTLWIYSNNITFIDPNTFDGFVNLEELDLGDNRYLRALAADTFQGLVKLHALYLYKCGLSSLPSGIFGGLHNLQYLYLQDNHIEFLQDDIFVDLVNLSHLFLHGNKLWSLHQNTFRGLINLDRLLIHQNQLQWIHRRAFHDLRRLTTLFLFNNSLSELHGDCLAHLGALEFLRLNGNPWSCDCKARSLWEWLHRFRGSSSSVICESPEQMHGQDLKVLRAEDFRNCSGSESLHQMKTHTFSTADRGASKAHHPHHSSKEKGKERGAENSLHSSQPAGPGSRPGYRKPGKNCTSHKSRNRTSKPVSLGPRKHGQEVPDYVPDYQHKFSFGVMPTLSPKRKGKCTRRTPIRPPSGVQQAAGCPGLRASLLAVLVVLAAVVR, encoded by the coding sequence GGGGGTTTgcggagctgctgctggtgctgctggggctgaaggtgcccagtgccctgggctgccccaccGACTGTGTGTGCTACCCGTCCCCAATGACAGTCAGCTGCCAGGCTCATAACTTCGTCACCATCCCTGAGGGCATCCCTGAGGACAGCGAGAGGATCTTCCTCCAGAACAACCAGATCACTTTGCTGCTGCGGGGCCACTTCAGCCCCTCCATGGTCACCCTCTGGATCTACTCCAACAACATCACTTTCATTGACCCCAACACCTTTGATGGGTTTGTCAACCTGGAAGAGCTGGACCTGGGGGACAACCGCTACTTAAGGGCTTTAGCTGCAGACACTTTCCAAGGGCTGGTGAAACTCCATGCCTTGTATCTTTACAAGTGCGGGCTGAGCTCCCTCCCCAGTGGAATATTTGGTGGCCTCCACAACCTGCAATACCTTTACCTGCAAGACAACCACATTGAGTTCCTTCAGGATGATATTTTTGTTGACTTGGTTAACCTCAGCCATCTTTTTCTCCATGGAAACAAGCTCTGGAGCCTCCATCAGAACACATTCAGGGGACTAATAAACCTGGATCGGCTGCTCATACATCAAAATCAGCTGCAGTGGATTCACAGGCGTGCTTTCCATGACCTCCGAAGACTGACCACTCTCTTCCTGTTCAATAACAGCCTCTCGGAGCTGCATGGGGACTGCCTGGCCCACCTGGGAGCCCTGGAGTTCCTCAGGCTGAATGGGAACCCATGGAGCTGCGACTGCAAAGCCCGTTCCCTCTGGGAATGGCTGCACAGGTTCAGAGGCTCCAGCTCCAGCGTCATCTGCGAGTCCCCCGAGCAGATGCACGGCCAGGACCTCAAGGTGCTAAGAGCAGAAGACTTTAGGAACTGTTCAGGGTCTGAGTCACTTCATCAGATGAAAACACACACTTTCTCCACAGCGGACAGAGGAGCCTCCAAAGCCCACCACCCTCACCACTCCTccaaggagaaggggaaggagagaggggcTGAGAACAGTTTGCACAGCAGTCAGCCTGCTGGCCCCGGCTCCCGGCCCGGCTACCGCAAACCTGGCAAGAACTGCACCAGCCACAAAAGCCGTAACCGAACCTCTAAACCGGTGTCCTTGGGGCCGCGGAAACACGGGCAGGAGGTTCCAGACTATGTGCCTGATTATCAGCACAAATTCAGTTTTGGGGTGATGCCCACGCTGTCCCCCAAACGCAAGGGTAAGTGTACCCGGCGGACGCCCATCCGCCCACCCAGCGGGGTCCAGCAGGCCGCGGGCTGCCCGGGGCTCAGGGCATCGCTCCTGGCGGTCCTGGTGGTGCTGGCGGCCGTCGTCCGCTGA